In Citrus sinensis cultivar Valencia sweet orange chromosome 2, DVS_A1.0, whole genome shotgun sequence, a single genomic region encodes these proteins:
- the LOC107175891 gene encoding arabinogalactan protein 1-like, whose protein sequence is MARQLVALALIFLAVAGSVSAQDQEQDPPAAAPEEAQAQPNKPEEEAPKAAPAQAPAANNPPPQQNQEPPAQAPAADSPPQDQTQPPVSAPPTPTSSPPKAPSKAPSKAPSSSSSSDDSASAPAPAPQADDSPASSPPTPETTDDAAAAAPTGATPAQAPAQGDAAALKVSVVAVVAAVAGFFFFFF, encoded by the coding sequence atggcGCGTCAACTTGTGGCTCTAGCCCTCATTTTCTTGGCCGTGGCAGGATCAGTCTCAGCTCAAGATCAAGAACAGGATCCTCCGGCAGCCGCACCCGAGGAAGCTCAAGCTCAACCTAATAAGCCCGAGGAGGAAGCCCCAAAAGCTGCTCCCGCCCAGGCCCCCGCCGCTAATAACCCACCACCCCAACAGAACCAGGAACCACCTGCTCAGGCTCCAGCTGCCGATTCCCCACCTCAGGACCAGACCCAGCCTCCAGTCTCCGCCCCACCTACACCTACTTCTTCTCCACCAAAGGCTCCATCAAAGGCTCCTTCTAAGgctccatcatcatcatcaagcaGTGACGACTCTGCTTCTGCACCTGCTCCTGCACCACAGGCAGATGACAGCCCAGCCAGCTCCCCACCAACCCCTGAAACCACTGATGACGCCGCCGCCGCAGCCCCCACCGGAGCTACACCCGCCCAAGCCCCGGCCCAAGGCGATGCTGCTGCTCTTAAGGTCTCTGTCGTCGCCGTTGTGGCCGCAGTTGctggcttcttcttcttcttcttctaa
- the LOC107175892 gene encoding classical arabinogalactan protein 6-like: MARQLVALALVFMAVAGVSAQAPNPPPGTPPGGPNGNAAAAPQQGASAPGQAPPAEGANPPQQQQQPAAPSQAPANNNPPPQGQAPAASSKAPAQGPSAETASSTPAAAPKADDSSSPPTPETTDAASSPGAAATAPAPASSAAALKVSAVAGVAAVAGFFLF, encoded by the coding sequence atggcaCGTCAACTTGTTGCACTCGCCCTAGTTTTCATGGCTGTGGCAGGAGTCTCAGCTCAGGCACCTAATCCTCCACCAGGCACACCGCCCGGTGGCCCTAACGGTAACGCAGCGGCGGCTCCACAGCAAGGTGCTTCAGCTCCCGGCCAGGCACCCCCAGCTGAAGGAGCCAACCCAccacaacagcaacaacaaccTGCTGCTCCCTCCCAGGCCCCGGCCAATAACAACCCTCCCCCTCAGGGCCAAGCACCTGCCGCTTCTTCTAAGGCTCCAGCACAAGGCCCTTCGGCTGAGACCGCTTCTTCTACTCCTGCTGCTGCACCAAAGGCTGATGATTCCAGCTCCCCACCAACCCCTGAAACCACTGATGCTGCCAGCAGCCCAGGAGCTGCCGCTACCGCCCCAGCTCCAGCATCATCCGCTGCTGCTCTCAAGGTCTCTGCCGTCGCTGGTGTGGCTGCAGTTGCTGGCTTCTTCCTCTTCTGA
- the LOC102628695 gene encoding F-box/WD-40 repeat-containing protein At5g21040: protein MAFECQRVTRVSKDLTNSVEDSLLSQIESELNNLNFEIEATKSTLESKQLPCNDVLSNLHRSTITDLPPALISEILNCLDPKELGIVSCVSPILHRLASDHHAWKEFYCERWGLPIASAPLGAGFSDDKSWKELFVEREFRSKTFLGRYSIDVLYGHTEAVLTVFVLASAKLLFTSGYDSIVRMWHLEDGFSIASSKPLGCTIRAVAADKKLLVAGGTDGFIHCWRAVEVLPHLFDISGSEKQNTQFRLWEHEGPITSLALDLTRIYSGSWDMTVRVWDRALLKCLKVLRHSDWVYGLAPHDTTVASTSGSDVYIWDTIGGCLLTVVNGAHVGNTKSLARSHTGDFLFTGGEDGAIHMYEIINDCTEANVLLVATWIPHTGPVNSLAFEFPWLVSAAGDGKLSLIDVRKLLRSGRHTSGKRVSRVIEVEPPQRMLHGFECNLLSVDIGADRIVCGGEEGIVRIWNFSQAFEIERRARALRGIRLENRMRRRKLQTEMSSKGGRTDQCSVAAKKNPMNGNRRSVWHNKRGMSGKLKA from the coding sequence ATGGCATTTGAATGCCAACGCGTCACTCGAGTTTCGAAGGATTTGACTAACTCTGTTGAAGATAGTTTACTTTCACAAATTGAATCTGAGTTaaacaatttgaattttgagattGAAGCTACAAAATCCACTTTGGAATCTAAACAATTGCCGTGTAATGATGTTTTATCGAATCTTCATCGGTCAACAATAACTGACCTTCCCCCGGCGTTGATAAGTGAGATCCTCAATTGCCTTGATCCTAAAGAGCTAGGTATAGTTTCGTGTGTATCCCCAATTCTCCATAGGTTAGCATCTGACCACCATGCTTGGAAGGAATTTTATTGTGAGAGATGGGGGCTTCCGATAGCGTCTGCCCCGTTGGGTGCTGGGTTTTCGGATGACAAGTCTTGGAAGGAACTGTTTGTGGAGAGAGAGTTTAGGAGTAAGACTTTCCTTGGTCGGTATAGCATTGATGTTCTGTATGGCCACACAGAAGCTGTTCTCACAGTTTTCGTTTTGGCTTCAGCAAAGCTTTTGTTTACCTCTGGGTACGACTCAATTGTTCGAATGTGGCATTTGGAGGATGGGTTTTCGATTGCATCTTCAAAGCCACTTGGTTGCACTATTAGAGCGGTTGCTGCGGATAAGAAGCTCTTGGTTGCTGGGGGTACCGATGGATTTATTCATTGTTGGAGAGCAGTTGAGGTCCTCCCACATTTGTTTGACATTAGTGGTTCGGAGAAACAGAACACTCAGTTTCGGCTTTGGGAGCATGAAGGACCAATAACATCCCTTGCATTGGATCTAACTAGAATTTATAGTGGTTCATGGGACATGACTGTGCGTGTATGGGATCGTGCTTTACTCAAGTGCCTAAAGGTCTTGCGACATAGTGACTGGGTTTATGGTCTTGCACCGCATGACACTACAGTTGCTAGTACGTCAGGTTCTGATGTGTATATTTGGGATACTATCGGTGGTTGTCTACTGACTGTTGTTAATGGTGCCCATGTTGGTAACACTAAGTCATTGGCAAGAAGCCATACTGGAGATTTTCTTTTCACAGGTGGGGAGGATGGAGCCATACACATGTATGAGATCATTAATGATTGTACTGAAGCTAATGTTTTGCTAGTTGCTACATGGATTCCTCATACAGGACCTGTTAATTCTCTTGCATTTGAGTTTCCTTGGCTTGTCTCAGCTGCTGGTGACGGAAAGCTTTCGCTGATTGATGTGAGAAAGTTGTTAAGGAGCGGCAGGCATACATCAGGGAAGAGGGTTTCAAGGGTTATTGAAGTGGAGCCACCTCAGAGAATGTTGCATGGGTTTGAGTGCAATTTATTATCAGTGGACATTGGTGCTGATCGTATAGTATGTGGTGGTGAGGAAGGCATTGTTAGGATTTGGAATTTTTCACAAGCATTTGAAATTGAGAGGAGGGCCCGTGCTCTTAGAGGAATACGATTGGAGAATAGGATGAGGAGGCGTAAACTTCAGACAGAGATGAGTAGTAAGGGTGGTCGGACTGATCAATGTTCAGTTGCAGCCAAGAAGAACCCAATGAATGGCAATAGGAGAAGTGTTTGGCACAATAAGCGTGGGATGAGTGGCAAGCTGAAGGCTTAG
- the LOC102628965 gene encoding mitochondrial inner membrane protease ATP23: MSEEPAPKSIPESSSSAVNGGRTIEECQDMIQRSLRNPTVKFLRQHLEKAGCGFGDKFIKAVHCNKKIAGGYVRGEGILVCSNHMNIQDDVNQVIIHELIHAYDECRAANLDWSNCAHHACSEIRAGHLSGDCHYKRELLRGYMKIRGHEQDCVRRRVMKSVIANPYCSAGAAKDAMEAVWDVCYNDTQPFDRAP; the protein is encoded by the exons ATGTCAGAGGAACCCGCCCCGAAATCCATACCCGAGAGCTCCTCCTCCGCCGTCAACGGCGGGAGAACCATAGAGGAGTGCCAAGACATGATTCAAAGAAGCCTCAGAA ATCCTACGGTGAAATTCTTGAGGCAGCATTTGGAGAAAGCTGGGTGCGGATTTGGTGACAAGTTCATTAAAGCTGTACATTGTAATAAGAAGATTGCTGGTGGCTATGTTCGCGGTGAAggg ATTTTGGTTTGTAGTAATCACATGAACATCCAAGATGATGTCAACCAAGTAATTATACATGAGCTAATTCACGCATATGATGAATGCCGGGCTGCAAACTTGGATTGGTCTAATTGCGCTCATCATGCCTGTAGTGAG ATTCGTGCTGGTCATCTAAGTGGTGATTGTCACTACAAACGGGAATTACTGCGGGGTTACATGAAGATAAGAGGCCATGAACAG GATTGTGTGAGAAGAAGAGTCATGAAATCGGTGATTGCTAACCCTTACTGCTCTGCGGGAGCAGCAAAGGATGCCATGGAAGCTGTCTGGGATGTCTGTTACAATGATACACAACCCTTTGATAGAGCACCTTGA